One stretch of Gadus chalcogrammus isolate NIFS_2021 chromosome 14, NIFS_Gcha_1.0, whole genome shotgun sequence DNA includes these proteins:
- the larp6a gene encoding la-related protein 6a yields MQALVNAFLRCLSLLLPPPWLGVSLCFWAANGREETQWPNPRARLKSRKPLTYEEVQRGASIPPITTLPPARVSPAASSPSAPHGSPRGHIGGLWQAVERVLGAPFAFHRRWGRTRRDFCAPLPVAAFEPSESKSFQGSAVITETPTGTADGSFTFSGTMSVATEFPHQHPTPTDRVSDAVVVDRGGIDEVITVDKQHLQEMGTVTITVAIQAADDEEPEEVTSNHLEFLGGSCSEDDLGRHDKSSGAGTSGGELEEDSWQPPDQELIQKLVAQIEHYLSDDNLEHDAFLLKHIRRNKMGFVSVKLLTSFKKVKHLTRDWRTTAYALRHSTALELNDEGRKVRRHSVVPVFASESLPSRMLLLSDLQSWPELAALKGDGGGGVGGAPVQQEQLMKLLLKAFGAYGAIASVRVLKPGKDLQADLKRLSGRYAQLGSEECAIVEFEEVEAAVAANEAAGGGEEGGAGPLGMKVILIGTKPPKKKVPKDRPREEGGGGLRKSRSLNSRVRELQYHGEDSAASSSETESNPTSPRLARKSRSCNKLSPTTAATISFQNNHLSPAVSPRNSPWSSPRASPGPQRKAGQSPLVSEGRLSPEAGRRWADYSSDSSLTPSGSPWVQRRRQVASQESSPVGSPMLGRKMQNADGLPPGVTRLPRGPDGTRGFHLDGQGERGRSVTTQT; encoded by the exons ATGCAGGCTCTAGTGAACGCGTTCCTCCGCTGCCTCTCGCTGCTCTTGCCCCCTCCCTGGTTGGGTGTCAGCCTCTGCTTCTGGGCTGCGAATGGACGCGAGGAGACGCAGTGGCCCAATCCCAGAGCTCGTCTCAAAAGCAGAAAGCCTCTTACATATGAGGAAGTACAGCGCGGAGCCTCCATCCCCCCGATCACAACACTTCCTCCAGCCCGCGTCTCGCCAGCTGCGTCCAGCCCCTCCGCGCCTCACGGGTCTCCGCGGGGTCACATCGGGGGTCTCTGGCAAGCTGTGGAGCGCGTCCTCGGAGCTCCATTCGCCTTTCACCGTCGCTGGGGTCGAACGCGTCGAGATTTCTGCGCCCCGCTTCCCGTCGCAGCCTTCGAGccgagcgagagcaagagcttCCAGGGCAGCGCTGTCATCACCGAGACGCCGACCGGGACCGCTGACGGCTCCTTCACGTTTTCCGGTACTATGAGCGTCGCCACGGAGTTCCCTCACCAGCACCCGACCCCCACAGACCGTGTGTCCGACGCGGTGGTGGTGGACCGCGGGGGGATCGATGAGGTCATCACCGTGGACAAGCAGCACCTGCAGGAGATGGGCACGGTGACCATCACGGTGGCGATCCAAGCCGCGGACGACGAGGAGCCCGAAGAGGTTACGTCAAACCACCTCGAGTTCCTCGGAGGAAGCTGTAGCGAAGACGATCTCGGAAGACACGACAAATCAAG cGGGGCGGGCACGAGCGgcggggagctggaggaggacagcTGGCAGCCCCCGGACCAGGAGCTGATCCAGAAGTTGGTGGCCCAGATAGAGCACTACCTGTCGGACGACAACCTGGAGCACGACGCCTTCCTGCTCAAACACATCCGGCGCAACAAGATGGGCTTCGTCAGCGTCAAGCTGCTCACGTCCTTCAAGAAG gtgaAGCACCTGACCCGTGACTGGCGGACCACGGCCTACGCGCTGAGGCACTCGACGGCGCTGGAGCTCAACGACGAGGGCCGCAAGGTGCGGCGCCACTCGGTGGTGCCGGTGTTCGCCAGCGAGTCGCTGCCCAGCCGCATGCTGCTGCTCAGCGACCTGCAGAGCTGGCCCGAGCTGGCCGCCCTGAAgggggacggcggcggcggcgtgggggGGGCGCCCgtgcagcaggagcagctgatGAAGCTGCTGCTGAAGGCCTTCGGGGCGTACGGGGCCATCGCCTCGGTCCGCGTGCTGAAGCCCGGGAAGGACCTGCAGGCGGACCTGAAGCGGCTGAGCGGGCGCTACGCCCAGCTGGGCAGCGAGGAGTGCGCCATCGTGGAGttcgaggaggtggaggcggcggtggcggccaaCGAGGCAGCCGGCGGCGGCGAGGAAGGCGGTGCCGGCCCCCTGGGGATGAAGGTGATCCTGATCGGGACCAAGCCGCCCAAGAAGAAGGTGCCCAAGGACCGGCCCCGCGAGGAGGGCGGTGGCGGGCTGCGCAAGAGCCGCTCGCTGAACAGCCGGGTGCGGGAGCTGCAGTACCACGGCGAGGACTCGGCCGCCAGCTCCTCGGAGACGGAGAGCAACCCCACCTCGCCGCGGCTGGCCCGCAAGTCCCGCTCCTGCAACAAGCTCAgccccaccaccgccgccaccatcaGCTTCCAGAACAACCACCTCAGCCCGGCCGTCTCCCCCAGGAACAGCCCCTGGTCCAGCCCCCGCGCCAGCCCCGGCCCCCAGCGCAAGGCCGGCCAGTCCCCGCTGGTCAGCGAGGGCCGGCTCAGCCCCGAGGCCGGGCGCCGCTGGGCCGACTACTCGTCCGACAGCAGCCTGACGCCGTCGGGTAGCCCCTGGGTGCAGCGCCGCCGGCAGGTGGCGTCCCAGGAGAGCAGCCCGGTGGGCAGCCCCATGCTGGGCCGCAAGATGCAGAACGCGGACGGCCTGCCCCCGGGGGTGACCCGGCTGCCCCGCGGCCCCGACGGGACCCGGGGCTTCCACCTCGACGGGCAGGGCGAGCGGGGCAGGAGCGTCACCACGCAGACCTAG
- the tm2d3 gene encoding TM2 domain-containing protein 3: MCAACEFWRPDRGRCLRSHGIILLLLTDVFLQCVGGYLSSPHVGHEPPPSPHGAQHGPVISNPVIPAAVSALPRDEEGSTAECPSAGQCSRLPSSCVCCHYHHNCTYGQPTAFTCKPKRGVHCLAESGQQQANFSLWVPCQFCWQLEPSQYTCSNSTDCMTVACPRRRYNATCEVHDHVHCLGRRVFNKRLFCNWTGGYKWSTALALSITLGGFGADRFYLGQWREGLGKLFSFGGLGIWTLIDVLLIGVGYVGPADGSLYI; encoded by the exons atgtgcgCCGCCTGTGAATTCTGGAGACCGGACCGAGGGCGATGCCTGAGGTCCCACGGCATCATTCTGCTCCTGTTGACGGACGTCTTCCTGCAATGCGTCGGCG GGTATCTGAGCTCTCCTCATGTCGGCCAtgaacccccaccctccccccatggAGCCCAGCACGGACCTGTCATCAGCAACCCGGTCATCCCTGCTGCCGTATCCG CTCTGCCCAGGGACGAGGAGGGCTCCACGGCCGAGTGCCCCAGCGCAGGCCAGTGCAGCCGGCTCCCGTCCAGCTGTGTCTGCTGCCACTACCACCACAATTGCACCTACGGCCAGCCCACGGCCTTCACCTGCAAGCCCAAGAGGGGCGTGCACTGCCTG GCCGAGTCAGGGCAGCAGCAGGCCAACTTCTCTCTGTGGGTGCCCTGTCAGTTCTGCTGGCAGCTGGAGCCCTCCCAGTACACCTGCTCCAACTCCACCGACTGCATGACCGTGGCCTGCCCACGGCGCCGCTACAACGCCACCTGTGAGGTGCACGACCACGTGCACTGTTTAG GCAGAAGAGTCTTCAATAAACGGTTGTTCTGTAACTGGACCGGAGGTTACAAATGGTCCACGGCTTTGGCTCTTAG CATCACTCTGGGCGGGTTCGGGGCGGACCGCTTCTACCTGGGTCAGTGGAGGGAGGGGCTGGGGAAGCTGTTCAGCTTCGGGGGTCTGGGCATCTGGACCCTGATCGACGTGCTGCTGATAGGGGTGGGCTACGTGGGGCCCGCCGACGGCTCCCTCTACATCTAG